From Pongo pygmaeus isolate AG05252 chromosome 22, NHGRI_mPonPyg2-v2.0_pri, whole genome shotgun sequence, one genomic window encodes:
- the LOC129022673 gene encoding keratin-associated protein 20-2, whose protein sequence is MCYYSSYYGGLGYGYGGLGGGYGCGCGYGRGYGGLGCGYGHGYGGYGYCCCRPSCCGRYRSYGFY, encoded by the coding sequence ATGTGCTACTACAGCAGCTACTATGGCGGTCTGGGTTATGGCTATGGAGGCCTGGGCGGTGGCtatggctgtggctgtggctatGGCCGTGGCTATGGAGGCCTGGGCTGTGGCTATGGCCATGGCTATGGCGGCTATGGATACTGCTGCTGTCGCCCATCTTGCTGTGGAAGATACCGGTCCTATGGCTTCTACTGA
- the LOC129022249 gene encoding LOW QUALITY PROTEIN: keratin-associated protein 20-3 (The sequence of the model RefSeq protein was modified relative to this genomic sequence to represent the inferred CDS: substituted 1 base at 1 genomic stop codon) produces the protein MSYYGNYXGGLGYGYDCKYSYTSGFGAFRILDCGYRCGCGGVWIRLLPPI, from the coding sequence ATGAGCTACTATGGCAACTACTAAGGAGGACTGGGCTATGGCTATGACTGTAAATATAGTTATACCTCTGGCTTTGGTGCCTTTAGAATCCTGGACTGTGGCTACAGATGTGGCTGTGGTGGGGTATGGATTCGACTGCTGCCACCAATATGA